Proteins from a genomic interval of Sphingomonas sp. Y38-1Y:
- a CDS encoding phospholipase D-like domain-containing protein, translating into MTLAEHGWRTDRANRAALIVDAADYYAHARRAMMQARERIMLIGWDFDTRIILDRTNPRDGAPTELGPFLTWLADTKPDLCINILTWDVAAVKLLGRGTTALRLLRWMARPNITFLPDNAHPFAASHHQKIVVIDDSFAFCGGIDMTASRWDTREHLDDDERRRRPFTGRRYMPWHDASMAVDGDVAKALGDLARLRWTIAGGDDLPEPEPGNDPWPDALDPQFRDVDITIARTRGLIDDVEEVREIEAMFVAMIAGVKRHAYIETQYFASRVIAEAIVKRLDEPDGPEFVIVNPMVADGWLEEEVMGAARAELVEALRQHPNHHRARIYTPITHRGADIYVHAKIMVADEDVLRVGSANMNNRSMGLDSECDLVIEADGDERRAVIAGIRDDLLAEHLGVTAAVVAETLAQTGSLVETVERLRGSGRTLRPFDPPEKGDLQRDIARSQALDPEHPEQAFEPAHHGGLVAGIKRRVRKAKRRRHAR; encoded by the coding sequence ATGACCCTCGCCGAGCATGGCTGGCGCACCGACCGGGCGAACCGGGCGGCGCTGATCGTCGATGCCGCCGACTATTACGCCCATGCCCGCCGCGCGATGATGCAGGCGCGCGAGCGGATCATGCTGATCGGCTGGGACTTCGACACGCGCATCATCCTCGACCGGACCAACCCTCGCGACGGTGCGCCGACCGAGCTGGGGCCGTTCCTGACCTGGCTGGCCGACACCAAGCCTGACCTGTGCATCAACATCCTCACCTGGGACGTGGCGGCAGTGAAGCTGCTTGGCCGAGGCACCACCGCGCTCAGGCTGCTGCGCTGGATGGCGCGGCCGAACATCACCTTCCTGCCCGACAATGCGCACCCGTTCGCGGCCAGCCATCACCAGAAGATCGTCGTCATCGACGACAGCTTCGCGTTCTGCGGCGGGATCGACATGACCGCCTCGCGATGGGACACGCGCGAGCATCTGGACGATGACGAGCGGCGGCGGCGGCCGTTCACCGGCCGGCGCTACATGCCGTGGCACGACGCCTCGATGGCGGTCGACGGCGACGTGGCGAAGGCGCTGGGCGACCTGGCGCGCCTGCGTTGGACGATCGCGGGCGGCGACGACCTGCCGGAGCCCGAGCCGGGGAACGATCCCTGGCCCGACGCGCTCGATCCGCAGTTTCGCGACGTCGACATCACCATCGCCCGCACGCGCGGGCTGATCGACGATGTCGAGGAAGTGCGAGAGATCGAGGCGATGTTCGTCGCGATGATCGCGGGCGTGAAGCGCCACGCCTATATCGAGACGCAGTATTTCGCCTCGCGCGTGATCGCGGAGGCGATCGTCAAGCGGCTGGACGAGCCCGACGGTCCCGAGTTCGTGATCGTCAATCCGATGGTCGCCGATGGCTGGCTGGAGGAAGAGGTGATGGGCGCCGCGCGTGCCGAACTGGTCGAGGCGCTCCGCCAGCATCCCAACCATCACCGCGCGCGCATCTATACGCCCATCACCCATCGCGGCGCCGACATCTATGTCCATGCCAAGATCATGGTCGCCGACGAGGACGTGCTGCGCGTCGGCTCGGCGAACATGAACAACCGCTCGATGGGCCTGGACAGCGAATGCGACCTGGTGATCGAGGCGGACGGTGATGAGCGGCGGGCAGTGATCGCGGGCATCCGCGATGACCTCCTCGCCGAGCATCTGGGCGTGACCGCTGCGGTCGTTGCCGAAACGCTCGCGCAGACGGGTTCGCTGGTCGAGACGGTGGAGCGGCTGCGCGGGTCGGGCCGCACGCTTCGCCCCTTCGATCCGCCTGAGAAGGGCGATCTCCAGCGCGACATCGCGCGCAGCCAGGCGCTCGATCCCGAACATCCGGAGCAGGCGTTCGAGCCCGCGCATCACGGTGGGCTGGTCGCCGGAATCAAGCGACGGGTGCGAAAGGCGAAGCGTCGGCGGCACGCGCGCTGA